In a single window of the Polyodon spathula isolate WHYD16114869_AA unplaced genomic scaffold, ASM1765450v1 scaffolds_178, whole genome shotgun sequence genome:
- the LOC121308075 gene encoding GTPase IMAP family member 4-like — MAEETVSQELRSASELRIVLLGGNWPGKSAAGNTILGREEGRSGFIFSAVTKECEKRTGEVSGRRVTVVNTPDLLHADWVEIERCVSLSAPGPHAFLLVIPVYTKQTIASHRESIVEESCISLETVQEIFSEEAVRSYTMLLFTHGDKLKGKTIEDYIQIGSKELQQLVEKCGNRYHVLNNEDRSDRTQVTQLLDKIDNMVKGNNPSYYTSEMYQQAEEKIRQRQEEILKEKEETILREEEELRAKHLKELENMKTKMRLEIQKRDEKIRELEERIRELEEELRKEQGENHTIKLEEELRRKREERERAEREKEDCMEKGERERGEYEEKHRREIEAVRQRYEEIIRPEAERFNEFISTYEKPAE, encoded by the coding sequence ATGGCTGAAGAAACTGTTTCTCAAGAGCTGCGCAGCGCCTCTGAGCTGAGGATCGTGCTGCTTGGGGGAAACTGGCCTGGGAAGAGTGCAGCAGGAAACACCATCCTGGGCAGAGAGGAGGGAAGATCGGGATTCATCTTCTCTGCTGTAACAAAGGAGTGTGAGAAGAGAACAGGGGAAGTGTCTGGGAGACGGGTCACTGTGGTCAACACTCCAGACTTGTTACACGCAGACTGGGTTGAGATTGagagatgtgtttctctgtctgccCCGGGACCCCACGCTTTCCTCCTGGTGATACCCGTGTATACAAAACAAACGATTGCCTCTCACCGTGAGTCTATAGTAGAAGAGAGTTGCATATCCTTGGAGACAGTCCAGGAGATATTCAGTGAGGAGGCTGTGAGGAGCTACACGATGCTGCTTTTCACACACGGTGACAAACTGAAAGGCAAGACCATTGAGGATTATATTCAGATAGGCAGCAAGGAGCTCCAGCAGCTTGTTGAGAAATGTGGGAACAGGTACCATGTTCTCAACAATGAGGACAGGAGCGATCGCACTCAGGTCACACAGCTCCTGGACAAGATAGACAACATGGTGAAGGGAAACAACCCCAGCTACTACACCAGTGAGATGTACCAGCAAGCAGAAGAGAAGATCAGACAAAGACAAGAGGAGATACTGAAGGAGAAGGAAGAGACAATactgagggaggaagaggagctgaGGGCAAAGCACCTGAAAGAACTAGAGAACATGAAAACGAAGATGAGATTGGAAATCCAGAAAAGAGACGAGAAGATcagagagctggaggagaggaTCAGAGAGCTGGAGGAAGAGCTGAGGAAAGAACAGGGAGAGAATCACACGATCAAACTGGAGGAAGAActgaggagaaagagagaggagagagaaagggcgGAGCGAGAGAAGGAGGATTGCAtggagaagggggagagagagaggggagagtacgAGGAGAAACACAGGAGAGAGATAGAGGCGGTCAGGCAGCGCTACGAGGAAATCATCAGACCAGAAGCAGAGAGATTCAATGAGTTTATCAGCACATATGAAAAGCCCGCTGAA